From the Candidatus Peribacteria bacterium genome, one window contains:
- a CDS encoding IMP dehydrogenase, which yields MAQLLFNKDEHPDATFNDIFLLPNNDIQKKVLKVATDEERMRIQAACRKYLQITDERQPLVENADTEIDFPAYQEYRSVLLEIAELHKIGGSFSRDDVDLKPRGGLSNTPLIVANMNNVTGKRMAEAIARVGGIAAVPQDKTDEELKSITEYMRTRHDVYETPITVTEDTKIHEFHKLLTKRSHNMAVAVDADGTLIGVLGKKDIPDGVNNDISVSAFIRRENFETQPDGIGPRAAIDYMDEKHVSYLPIVTGDKKVTGVLPLMDAAMRLRYNPNLDTRNGGLRALYTIGALNKNPIDRVKYLLDLGVYDILLDTANFDQGIVPYRNIEKVRNIAEQRGVDINLMAGNVVTRKATRDILAAGAKFVKVGVGPGAMCTTRMQTGVGRPQVSAVLECAEEANKRGGFVVADGGVTHPRDVAIDLAAGADYIMVGSLFAGTYESPSDLLGDEKNGFYKVNYGMASTRASVLRTFGQQRKTDKEIFRAIVGQRSEGISESRVYLKPNRESVALLHHDLLDGPASSSGYANALSLQEFPNEAVMGIQTTSGFQEGTAKEKF from the coding sequence ATGGCTCAACTTCTCTTCAATAAAGACGAACATCCGGACGCAACGTTTAATGATATTTTTCTTCTTCCGAATAACGATATTCAGAAAAAGGTATTGAAGGTTGCAACCGATGAAGAGCGGATGCGTATCCAGGCGGCATGTCGCAAATATCTTCAGATTACCGATGAAAGACAGCCACTTGTCGAAAATGCCGATACAGAAATAGATTTTCCTGCATACCAAGAATATCGTTCCGTCTTATTGGAGATTGCAGAGCTGCACAAAATCGGTGGATCTTTTTCTCGTGATGACGTTGATTTGAAGCCGCGCGGTGGACTGTCCAATACACCTCTCATTGTGGCAAACATGAATAACGTGACAGGGAAGCGTATGGCAGAAGCAATTGCGCGTGTGGGAGGTATTGCTGCCGTTCCTCAGGATAAAACTGATGAAGAGCTTAAAAGTATCACGGAATACATGCGTACACGTCATGATGTGTACGAGACGCCGATAACAGTTACAGAAGATACGAAAATCCACGAATTCCATAAGTTACTCACGAAGCGCTCTCATAACATGGCTGTCGCAGTCGATGCAGATGGCACTCTTATTGGAGTGCTTGGCAAAAAAGACATACCGGATGGTGTGAATAACGATATTTCGGTTAGTGCATTTATTCGCAGAGAAAATTTTGAAACACAGCCCGATGGCATTGGACCCCGTGCTGCTATTGATTACATGGACGAAAAGCATGTGTCATATTTGCCGATTGTGACCGGTGACAAAAAGGTGACAGGTGTATTGCCTCTGATGGATGCTGCAATGAGACTGCGGTACAACCCCAATCTCGATACACGTAATGGAGGATTGCGTGCTCTCTATACCATTGGCGCTCTGAATAAAAATCCGATTGATCGTGTGAAGTATCTTCTGGATCTTGGTGTGTACGATATTTTATTGGACACAGCGAATTTTGATCAGGGGATTGTTCCGTATCGCAATATTGAAAAGGTGAGGAACATTGCCGAGCAACGTGGTGTCGATATTAATCTGATGGCTGGTAATGTTGTCACCAGAAAAGCAACGCGCGATATCCTCGCTGCCGGTGCAAAATTTGTAAAAGTGGGAGTTGGCCCCGGTGCTATGTGTACAACACGTATGCAAACAGGAGTGGGACGTCCGCAGGTGTCTGCTGTTTTGGAATGTGCGGAGGAAGCAAATAAGCGCGGAGGATTTGTGGTGGCGGATGGCGGTGTAACGCACCCGCGTGACGTGGCCATCGATCTTGCTGCAGGTGCGGATTACATCATGGTGGGCAGCCTTTTTGCAGGAACCTATGAAAGCCCGTCCGATTTGTTGGGCGATGAAAAGAATGGATTCTACAAAGTGAATTACGGGATGGCTTCTACACGCGCTTCCGTATTGCGTACATTTGGTCAGCAAAGAAAAACGGACAAGGAAATATTCCGCGCAATTGTAGGGCAGCGCTCGGAAGGAATTAGCGAGAGTAGAGTCTACCTAAAGCCAAATCGCGAATCTGTTGCGCTTTTGCATCATGACTTGCTTGATGGCCCCGCTTCAAGTTCCGGTTACGCCAATGCATTATCATTGCAGGAATTCCCGAATGAAGCTGTTATGGGTATCCAAACGACGAGCGGATTCCAGGAAGGAACGGCAAAAGAGAAATTCTGA
- a CDS encoding sodium-translocating pyrophosphatase, with translation MTYLLSVSLSNSLGIVALSGVIALVFAAIFRFIIGRESDGTDVMQKIAGKIRVGAMAFLTKEYSVIVPFMIAVGVLLYLFLDVRVAAAGEHNWGAPYTALSFIMGGVCSGLAGLIGMRTATMANVRTAQAARTSMTRALRIAFMSGATMGLAVVGLGLLGFTGVLYYLLQHVSMTAALQSLTGFSFGASCVALFARVGGGIYTKAADVGADLVGKVEAGIPEDDPRNPAVIADNVGDNVGDVAGMGADLFESYIGAILATMLVGLHVTWGIEYIERALLYPLFVSAIGVIATIIATYFVRTKKADGVQAALKNGMIIASVLMLAGTWFFTKMWLPVGVANSVFFAVTAGLVAGVLVGGITEYYTSHSYGPVRALAHSSKTGAGTVLIEGLALGYLSTALPLIVIVLAMGIAYVQAGLYGIGAGAVGMLSTLGMTLAIDAFGPVADNAGGIAEMSKLPHEVRERTDALDAAGNTTAAIGKGFAIAVAGFMCLALFGAFKEESGLESIDVSNAFTLIGLLIGGMLPFLFSSMTMRAVSRAAIAMIEEVRRQFREIKGLMEGTAEGDTARCVSIATASAIRQMILPGVLAIVSPVFIGLLLGREALGGLLAGALVSSMMLGMSMANSGGAWDNAKKYIESGNLGGKGSDPHKAAVVGDTVGDPFKDTSGPALNILVKLMSIVSVLTASLYGVSGWWN, from the coding sequence ATGACGTACCTTCTGTCTGTATCCTTATCCAACTCACTCGGTATTGTTGCCCTCTCGGGAGTTATCGCCCTCGTGTTTGCAGCTATCTTCCGCTTCATCATCGGTCGCGAGAGCGACGGAACAGATGTTATGCAGAAGATCGCGGGCAAAATCCGTGTCGGTGCCATGGCTTTCCTCACAAAGGAATACTCTGTCATTGTCCCGTTTATGATTGCCGTCGGTGTGCTTCTGTACCTGTTCCTTGATGTACGCGTTGCAGCGGCAGGGGAGCATAACTGGGGCGCTCCTTATACTGCTCTCAGCTTTATTATGGGAGGTGTGTGTTCCGGACTCGCCGGACTCATTGGTATGCGTACCGCCACCATGGCGAACGTCCGCACGGCTCAGGCTGCGCGCACAAGCATGACCAGAGCTCTCCGCATTGCATTCATGAGTGGCGCCACGATGGGTCTTGCTGTCGTCGGTCTCGGACTCCTCGGCTTTACAGGTGTGCTCTACTACCTGCTCCAGCACGTCAGCATGACGGCTGCATTGCAGTCTCTCACAGGATTTAGCTTCGGTGCGTCCTGTGTGGCTCTCTTCGCCCGCGTGGGTGGCGGTATCTACACAAAAGCCGCAGACGTCGGAGCGGACCTCGTTGGAAAAGTGGAGGCAGGTATTCCGGAGGACGATCCACGCAACCCTGCCGTGATTGCCGATAACGTCGGTGACAACGTGGGAGATGTGGCCGGAATGGGTGCAGACCTTTTCGAAAGTTACATCGGTGCCATTCTTGCGACCATGCTTGTGGGTCTGCATGTCACCTGGGGTATTGAATACATTGAGCGCGCGCTTCTGTATCCGCTCTTCGTCTCTGCAATCGGTGTGATTGCCACCATCATCGCTACCTATTTCGTCCGCACAAAGAAGGCTGACGGCGTTCAGGCCGCTCTTAAAAACGGTATGATCATCGCGTCTGTGCTGATGCTTGCCGGTACCTGGTTCTTCACAAAAATGTGGCTTCCGGTCGGTGTCGCAAACAGCGTCTTCTTCGCAGTCACAGCCGGACTTGTTGCCGGTGTGCTCGTTGGCGGTATCACGGAATATTACACCTCCCACAGCTACGGCCCGGTCCGCGCCCTTGCACATTCTTCGAAGACAGGAGCAGGAACCGTGCTCATTGAAGGACTTGCTCTTGGTTACCTCTCCACCGCACTTCCACTCATCGTCATCGTCCTCGCCATGGGTATCGCCTATGTGCAGGCTGGCCTCTACGGCATCGGTGCTGGTGCAGTCGGAATGCTTTCCACTCTCGGTATGACCCTCGCGATCGACGCCTTCGGTCCGGTGGCAGATAACGCGGGCGGCATTGCAGAAATGTCCAAGCTCCCGCACGAAGTCCGCGAGCGCACAGATGCTCTCGATGCTGCAGGAAACACAACCGCTGCTATCGGAAAGGGCTTTGCCATCGCCGTCGCCGGCTTCATGTGTCTCGCACTCTTCGGCGCATTCAAGGAAGAGTCCGGACTCGAATCCATCGACGTCAGCAACGCATTCACCCTGATCGGTCTCCTTATCGGAGGAATGCTACCGTTCCTCTTCAGCTCCATGACCATGCGCGCTGTCAGCCGCGCCGCTATTGCGATGATTGAAGAAGTCCGCCGTCAGTTCCGCGAGATCAAAGGACTGATGGAAGGAACCGCAGAAGGCGACACCGCCCGCTGTGTAAGCATCGCCACCGCGTCCGCTATCCGCCAGATGATCCTGCCGGGTGTGCTCGCTATCGTCTCTCCGGTGTTCATTGGTCTGCTCCTCGGCCGCGAGGCACTGGGAGGACTGCTCGCCGGTGCACTTGTGAGCTCCATGATGCTCGGTATGTCCATGGCGAACTCTGGTGGAGCATGGGACAACGCGAAGAAGTACATCGAATCCGGCAACCTCGGCGGCAAGGGTTCCGATCCGCACAAGGCAGCTGTCGTGGGTGACACTGTCGGTGATCCGTTCAAGGATACATCCGGACCAGCGCTCAACATTCTCGTGAAGCTGATGTCCATCGTTTCTGTGCTCACAGCCAGTTTGTATGGCGTGAGTGGATGGTGGAACTAA